The Prosthecobacter dejongeii genome window below encodes:
- a CDS encoding gamma-butyrobetaine hydroxylase-like domain-containing protein, giving the protein MLIPEHLEIIGSELAIRWSDKSEDYIPCERLRAWSPSAENTGERDLLGRKYGGTDQKHFPGVTVRGWRVIGGYAVQFDFSDGHNTGLFSFDYLKAICREAPNL; this is encoded by the coding sequence ATGCTCATCCCCGAACATCTTGAAATCATTGGCTCTGAATTAGCCATCCGTTGGTCCGACAAGTCCGAAGACTACATTCCCTGTGAGCGCCTTCGCGCCTGGTCTCCCAGTGCCGAAAACACGGGCGAGCGGGATCTTCTAGGGCGTAAATATGGCGGCACAGACCAAAAGCATTTCCCCGGCGTCACGGTGCGTGGCTGGCGTGTCATTGGCGGTTACGCCGTGCAGTTTGACTTTTCTGACGGGCATAACACGGGGCTTTTCAGCTTTGATTATTTGAAGGCCATCTGCCGGGAAGCGCCGAATCTCTGA
- the rpsD gene encoding 30S ribosomal protein S4, translating to MARYTGPREKIARRFGVALFGPSKSLETRNFPPGQHGVKNSRRKNSDYAVALIEKQKLRFQYGVLEKQFRLTFAEAQRRKGVTGENLLQMLESRLDNVVYRFGFANTRFASRQLVSHRHITVNGKIVNIASYQVKPGDVIAAKNSPRSQQLVGRFLEMTLGNPSPDWVTVDRDKMSGVFNRAPIRDEINPIANEQLVVELYSR from the coding sequence ATGGCACGTTACACAGGTCCCCGCGAAAAGATCGCCCGTCGTTTTGGCGTCGCGCTTTTCGGTCCTTCCAAGTCTCTTGAAACCCGCAACTTCCCACCTGGGCAGCACGGTGTTAAGAATTCCCGCCGCAAAAACTCTGATTACGCGGTCGCTCTGATCGAAAAACAGAAGCTGCGTTTCCAGTATGGCGTGCTTGAAAAGCAGTTCCGCCTTACCTTCGCTGAAGCTCAGCGCCGTAAGGGCGTGACGGGTGAAAACCTGCTTCAGATGCTCGAGTCCCGTCTCGACAACGTGGTTTATCGCTTCGGATTCGCGAACACTCGTTTCGCTTCCCGCCAGCTCGTCAGTCACCGCCACATCACCGTCAACGGTAAGATCGTCAACATCGCTAGCTATCAGGTCAAGCCTGGTGACGTCATCGCCGCTAAGAACAGCCCTCGCTCCCAGCAATTGGTCGGCCGTTTCTTGGAAATGACCCTCGGTAACCCTTCTCCAGATTGGGTGACTGTGGATCGCGACAAGATGTCTGGTGTGTTTAACCGCGCCCCGATCCGTGACGAGATCAACCCGATTGCCAATGAGCAGCTCGTGGTGGAACTCTACTCCCGTTAA